Proteins encoded by one window of Halobaculum halobium:
- a CDS encoding phosphotransferase family protein: MSDDSEAYFRRLVDPDALGDRLAAELGPVEEFDVRRHPEGHSNETLFVTYGDRELVIRRPPPGATAETAHDVLREYRVMDALQDTPVPLPETVLACDDHAVIGSDFYVMGKRAGDVLRDDEPERFAAPEHRRRVGEELVDTLAAIHAVDPAAVGLGDFGRPAGFTERQVNRWAKQFEWAFEVTAEDRAVPEIAAVTEWLRENCPDAHEHALVHGDYKLDNVMFAPGTPPELVAVLDWELSALGDPLTDLGWMLSFWRDPGDPAPATPDLTSTFMERDGYPSRRDLVARYEDATGIDYEHDRFYRTLAVYKLAALGEMFYRRYLEGNSDDPLYPTMETRVPALAARCLRIIEGEEPL, from the coding sequence ATGTCCGACGACTCCGAGGCGTACTTCCGGCGCCTCGTCGATCCCGACGCGCTGGGCGACCGCCTCGCAGCGGAACTGGGTCCGGTCGAGGAGTTCGACGTGCGCCGTCACCCGGAGGGCCACTCCAACGAGACGCTGTTCGTCACGTACGGCGACCGCGAGCTTGTGATCCGGCGACCGCCCCCCGGTGCGACCGCCGAGACGGCCCACGACGTGCTCCGGGAGTACCGCGTGATGGACGCGCTGCAGGACACTCCCGTCCCCCTCCCCGAAACGGTGCTCGCGTGCGACGACCACGCGGTCATCGGCTCGGACTTCTACGTGATGGGCAAGCGCGCGGGGGACGTGCTCCGGGACGACGAGCCCGAGCGCTTCGCCGCGCCCGAGCACCGCCGCCGCGTCGGCGAGGAGCTGGTCGACACGCTCGCGGCGATCCACGCGGTCGACCCAGCGGCAGTCGGCCTCGGCGACTTCGGCCGTCCCGCGGGGTTCACCGAGCGCCAGGTGAACCGGTGGGCAAAGCAGTTCGAGTGGGCGTTCGAGGTGACCGCCGAGGACCGCGCTGTCCCCGAGATCGCGGCGGTGACCGAGTGGCTCCGGGAGAACTGCCCCGACGCCCACGAGCACGCGCTCGTCCACGGCGACTACAAGCTCGACAACGTCATGTTCGCGCCGGGGACGCCGCCCGAGTTGGTGGCGGTCCTCGACTGGGAACTGTCGGCCCTGGGCGACCCGCTGACCGACCTCGGGTGGATGCTCTCGTTCTGGCGTGACCCCGGTGATCCCGCGCCGGCGACGCCGGACCTCACGTCGACGTTCATGGAGCGCGACGGCTACCCGAGCCGCCGGGACCTGGTCGCGCGCTACGAGGACGCGACCGGGATCGACTACGAACACGACCGCTTCTACCGGACGCTCGCGGTGTACAAACTCGCCGCCCTCGGAGAGATGTTCTACCGGCGGTACCTAGAGGGCAACAGCGACGACCCGCTGTACCCGACGATGGAGACGCGAGTGCCGGCGTTAGCCGCGCGGTGTCTGCGGATCATCGAGGGCGAGGAGCCGCTGTAG
- a CDS encoding acyl-CoA dehydrogenase family protein, whose amino-acid sequence MEYDDSEAARALAERTREFVDEEVLPVEREVLGDGPVRDEQLADLREAAREYDVFCPQIGEEFGGMGMAFRDVLLMFEQAGRSLLGAAACRVDAPDEGNMHTLELLGTDEQQERWLRPLVAGEISSGFSMTEPMQGGGSDPKMIRTEAEKDGDEWVIDGHKWWTTGGTEADVLIVMARTDPDAHPYEGCSLFLVPADTPGVSVVRDVPHVGGEVTGVGHAEITYDGVRVPEENLLGTLNEGFAHAQQRLGPARLTHCMRFAGMAERALDVAKAYTSEREAFGGPIADKQAVRHEVADAETELHAVRTMVRDAADRIDRGEEARVQVAMSKTFAANTVQEIVDSALQLCGANGIGKDLPIGDFYESVRQFRIIDGADEVHRRVIAREAFSDVDESELANVTRYGDPSE is encoded by the coding sequence ATGGAGTATGACGACAGCGAAGCGGCCCGCGCGCTCGCGGAACGAACGCGCGAGTTCGTCGACGAGGAGGTGCTCCCCGTGGAGCGGGAAGTACTCGGCGACGGTCCCGTACGCGACGAGCAGCTGGCGGACCTGCGCGAGGCGGCTCGCGAGTACGACGTGTTCTGCCCGCAGATCGGCGAGGAGTTCGGCGGGATGGGAATGGCCTTCCGCGACGTGCTCCTCATGTTCGAACAGGCGGGGCGGTCGCTGTTGGGCGCGGCCGCGTGTCGCGTCGATGCGCCCGACGAGGGGAACATGCACACCCTGGAACTGCTGGGGACCGACGAGCAGCAGGAGCGGTGGCTACGGCCGCTCGTCGCCGGCGAGATCTCCTCGGGCTTCTCGATGACCGAGCCGATGCAGGGCGGCGGCTCGGACCCGAAGATGATCCGGACCGAGGCGGAGAAGGACGGCGACGAGTGGGTGATCGACGGGCACAAGTGGTGGACCACCGGCGGCACCGAGGCGGACGTGCTCATCGTGATGGCGCGCACCGACCCCGACGCGCACCCGTACGAAGGCTGCTCGCTGTTCCTCGTGCCCGCGGACACGCCGGGCGTGTCCGTCGTCCGCGACGTCCCCCACGTGGGCGGCGAGGTCACCGGCGTCGGTCACGCGGAGATCACCTACGACGGCGTGCGCGTTCCCGAGGAGAACCTCCTCGGAACGCTGAACGAGGGATTCGCCCACGCCCAACAGCGGCTCGGTCCCGCGCGGCTCACCCACTGCATGCGCTTCGCGGGGATGGCCGAGCGCGCGCTCGACGTGGCGAAAGCCTACACCAGCGAGCGCGAGGCGTTCGGCGGTCCGATCGCGGACAAGCAGGCCGTCCGCCACGAGGTCGCCGACGCGGAGACGGAGCTGCACGCCGTGCGGACGATGGTGCGCGACGCCGCAGACCGCATCGACCGCGGCGAGGAGGCCCGCGTGCAGGTGGCGATGAGCAAGACGTTCGCCGCCAACACGGTGCAGGAGATCGTCGACAGTGCCCTCCAGCTGTGCGGCGCCAACGGGATCGGGAAGGACCTCCCGATCGGCGACTTCTACGAGTCGGTCCGGCAGTTCCGGATCATCGACGGCGCCGACGAGGTCCACCGGCGCGTCATCGCCCGCGAGGCGTTCTCCGACGTGGACGAGTCGGAGCTGGCGAACGTGACGCGATACGGCGACCCGAGCGAGTAA
- a CDS encoding alpha/beta fold hydrolase, translating to MVTLDADHEAWTAAQSATTAAVDGRELDVTYYEAGRDNGGPPVIFLHGIPTWSFLWRGIAPAVAEDRHVIAPDFAGYGNSQRTDDFDRSVRAQTSVLADLIAESPYNRVDLVAHDIGGGVALRYAAARSSQVRKLVLSNVACFDSWPVEYINSLGVPGVVEGWDDDEFEENMDFLFAEGAHGEADEAFVAGMKAPWAREGGRTALARAAVATNTNHTTCIDYGAITAETLCLWGADDVLQPIDNADRLADAVAGDARVVALDDAYHWVTHDRTEAYRDEVRAFLAE from the coding sequence ATGGTGACACTCGACGCGGACCACGAGGCGTGGACGGCGGCGCAGTCGGCGACGACGGCCGCCGTCGACGGCCGGGAACTCGACGTGACGTACTACGAGGCCGGCCGCGACAACGGCGGCCCGCCGGTGATATTCCTGCACGGGATCCCGACGTGGTCGTTCCTGTGGCGGGGGATCGCCCCCGCGGTCGCCGAGGACCGACACGTTATCGCCCCGGACTTCGCCGGTTACGGCAACTCCCAGCGCACCGACGACTTCGACCGATCGGTTCGGGCGCAAACGAGCGTGCTCGCCGATCTGATCGCGGAGTCGCCGTACAACCGGGTTGACCTCGTCGCCCACGACATCGGCGGCGGGGTCGCCCTCCGCTATGCGGCCGCGCGGTCGTCACAGGTCCGCAAGCTGGTGTTGTCGAACGTCGCCTGCTTCGACTCGTGGCCGGTCGAGTATATCAATTCGCTGGGCGTCCCCGGCGTCGTCGAGGGGTGGGACGACGACGAGTTCGAGGAGAACATGGACTTCCTGTTCGCCGAGGGCGCCCACGGCGAGGCCGACGAGGCGTTCGTCGCCGGGATGAAAGCGCCGTGGGCCCGCGAGGGCGGCCGGACGGCGCTGGCCCGGGCGGCCGTCGCGACGAACACCAACCACACGACCTGCATCGACTACGGCGCGATCACCGCCGAGACGCTGTGTCTGTGGGGCGCAGACGACGTCCTCCAACCGATCGACAACGCCGACCGCCTCGCCGACGCCGTCGCGGGCGACGCCCGGGTCGTCGCCCTCGACGACGCCTACCACTGGGTGACCCACGACCGGACCGAGGCGTACCGCGACGAGGTCCGCGCGTTCCTCGCGGAGTGA
- a CDS encoding acyl-CoA dehydrogenase family protein, whose protein sequence is MSFQLSSEQEAIRDVVREFGENEIRPVAREHDEQREYPHDLVDQAARYDLVAPTISEEYGGAGMDLLTSAVVTEELWRADPGIGSAIGSRGFGTTMIQEFGDEWMKDEWLPQVAAGDAATCSCISEPAHGSDVAGIETRAELDEDAGEWVLNGDKMWITNGTIADVAVVMAKTSPEERHRGITAFLVEADRDGFEPTKIDNKLGIRASDLAEIRLNDVRVPEDHVIGAVDQGFYQLMAFFAGGRTSVAAQAVGAAQGALDAAVEYAGEREQGGQEIKEYQAISHKVAEMATDVEAARSLVYRAASVVDADGNDQLAAKFASMAKLFASERAVDVADEGIQVHGGAGFVTDHPAERFYRDARITKIYEGTSEIQKNIISDQIF, encoded by the coding sequence ATGTCGTTCCAGCTTTCGAGCGAGCAGGAGGCGATCCGCGACGTTGTCCGGGAGTTCGGCGAAAACGAGATCCGGCCCGTCGCCCGCGAGCACGACGAGCAGCGCGAGTACCCGCACGACCTCGTCGATCAGGCGGCCCGATACGATCTGGTAGCGCCGACGATCTCCGAGGAGTACGGCGGTGCCGGGATGGACCTGTTGACCTCGGCGGTCGTGACGGAGGAGCTGTGGCGCGCGGACCCCGGCATCGGGAGCGCGATCGGCTCCCGGGGCTTCGGCACGACGATGATCCAGGAGTTCGGCGACGAGTGGATGAAAGACGAGTGGCTCCCGCAGGTCGCCGCCGGCGACGCGGCCACCTGCTCGTGCATCTCCGAGCCGGCCCACGGTTCCGACGTGGCCGGGATCGAGACCCGCGCGGAGTTGGACGAGGACGCCGGCGAGTGGGTGCTCAACGGCGACAAGATGTGGATCACCAACGGCACCATCGCCGACGTGGCGGTCGTGATGGCGAAGACCTCCCCCGAGGAGCGTCACCGCGGAATCACCGCGTTCCTCGTCGAGGCCGACCGCGACGGCTTCGAGCCGACGAAGATCGACAACAAGCTCGGGATACGCGCGTCCGACCTGGCGGAGATACGCCTAAACGACGTGCGCGTCCCCGAGGACCACGTGATCGGCGCGGTCGATCAGGGCTTCTACCAGCTGATGGCCTTCTTCGCCGGCGGGCGCACCTCCGTCGCCGCCCAGGCGGTCGGCGCCGCCCAGGGCGCGCTCGACGCCGCGGTCGAGTACGCGGGCGAACGCGAGCAGGGCGGACAGGAGATCAAAGAGTACCAGGCGATCTCGCACAAGGTGGCGGAGATGGCGACCGACGTGGAGGCGGCTCGCTCGCTCGTCTACCGCGCCGCGTCCGTCGTCGACGCGGACGGCAACGACCAGCTGGCGGCGAAGTTCGCGTCGATGGCGAAGCTGTTCGCCTCCGAGCGCGCCGTCGACGTCGCCGACGAGGGGATTCAGGTCCACGGCGGCGCCGGCTTCGTCACCGACCACCCCGCCGAGCGCTTCTACCGCGACGCCCGGATCACGAAGATCTACGAGGGGACCTCCGAGATCCAGAAGAACATCATCTCCGACCAGATATTCTGA
- a CDS encoding Lrp/AsnC family transcriptional regulator, producing the protein MTDHTDDDPAGTDRAADGDDIATSGADDDIAATGDDPPDWTFSERDLVILEELAADPGISSRELAGVLEAEYDVDVSHVTVSESIRKMRAAGVFREAIVPNEAYYTFALFEFKFDPSHFAEEWRDAMASIRDDPHTLLYFLSDGEYQWKSVMMFPTAEAQSRWIHEFYKEHGAVVSNLRNHVVHNVLKFRTDPEIFRGLHEG; encoded by the coding sequence ATGACCGACCACACCGACGACGATCCCGCGGGCACCGACCGCGCAGCCGACGGCGACGACATCGCCACGAGTGGTGCCGACGACGACATCGCCGCGACCGGCGACGACCCGCCCGACTGGACGTTCAGCGAGCGTGACCTCGTCATCCTGGAGGAGCTCGCTGCGGATCCCGGCATATCCTCGCGGGAGTTAGCAGGCGTGTTGGAGGCAGAGTACGACGTCGACGTCTCTCACGTCACCGTGAGCGAGAGCATCCGCAAGATGCGCGCGGCCGGGGTCTTCCGCGAGGCGATCGTCCCGAACGAGGCGTACTACACGTTCGCGCTGTTCGAGTTTAAGTTCGACCCGTCACACTTCGCCGAGGAGTGGCGCGACGCGATGGCGTCGATCCGCGACGACCCGCACACGCTGTTGTACTTCCTCTCGGACGGCGAGTACCAGTGGAAGTCGGTGATGATGTTCCCGACCGCCGAGGCGCAGTCGCGGTGGATCCACGAGTTCTACAAGGAACACGGGGCGGTCGTCTCGAACCTCCGAAACCACGTCGTTCACAACGTCCTCAAGTTCCGCACTGACCCCGAGATCTTCCGTGGGTTGCACGAGGGGTGA
- a CDS encoding SDR family NAD(P)-dependent oxidoreductase, with translation MSDAAHRLADRFSLAGDVAVITGASSGIGRAIAEAFAADGADVVICSREQENVDPVAEAINEAAESADGDVTDADGDAGHGRCLAVECDVTDRDAVDALVEATVEEFGGIDVLVNNAGASFMAPFEDISENGWETIVDINLHGTFHCTQAAGDHLADGGGAVVNLASVAGQNAAQYMSHYGAAKAGVINLTETLALEWATRGVRVNCVAPGFVATPGVEQQMGVSAEEIDRDDVDRRIGTSEEIADLARFLASDAASYLTGETVAAQGVPQGEELPQG, from the coding sequence GTGAGCGACGCCGCGCATCGGCTCGCCGACCGCTTCTCGCTCGCCGGCGACGTGGCGGTGATCACCGGCGCCTCCAGCGGTATCGGCCGCGCCATCGCCGAGGCGTTCGCGGCCGACGGCGCCGACGTGGTGATCTGCTCGCGCGAGCAAGAGAACGTCGACCCAGTCGCGGAAGCGATCAACGAAGCGGCCGAATCGGCCGACGGCGACGTGACCGACGCTGACGGCGACGCCGGCCACGGTCGTTGTCTCGCCGTCGAGTGCGACGTAACCGACCGCGACGCCGTCGACGCGCTCGTGGAGGCGACCGTCGAAGAGTTCGGCGGGATCGACGTGCTCGTCAACAACGCGGGCGCGTCGTTCATGGCGCCGTTCGAGGACATCTCCGAGAACGGCTGGGAGACGATCGTCGACATCAACCTCCACGGCACGTTCCACTGCACGCAGGCCGCGGGCGACCACCTCGCCGACGGCGGCGGCGCGGTCGTCAACCTGGCGAGCGTGGCGGGCCAGAACGCCGCTCAGTACATGAGCCACTACGGCGCCGCGAAGGCGGGCGTGATCAACCTCACTGAGACGCTCGCGCTCGAGTGGGCGACGCGCGGCGTTCGGGTCAACTGCGTCGCCCCCGGGTTCGTGGCGACGCCGGGCGTCGAGCAACAGATGGGCGTCTCCGCGGAGGAGATCGACCGCGACGACGTCGACCGGCGGATCGGCACGAGCGAGGAGATCGCCGATCTCGCGCGCTTCCTCGCCAGCGACGCGGCGAGCTACCTGACCGGCGAGACGGTCGCCGCGCAGGGCGTTCCTCAGGGCGAGGAACTACCGCAGGGATAG
- a CDS encoding MarR family transcriptional regulator has protein sequence MSDDGTDDDGGLGVLRHKRDATRYRILVEIAERQPAVSQREIADAIGITAQAVSEHLGELADGGFVDREGRGRYRVTKEGVDWLISRTDELSEYLDHVTSDVLGDVEVEVALADGAVDEGDRVTLSMREGILHAHRVADSDAESGGSNPPGATAIAVTSGDSGDDVGVTEFDGVVDYELGAVTAVVVPGVRDGGSSAVDPGRLRELAADADLVVAAGTEAVAGVRRLDRDPDVRFGTVDAVREASMRGLDVLLVVVAGDLTAHVEGLRETAVSYEVVDASLGE, from the coding sequence GTGAGCGACGACGGTACGGACGACGACGGCGGCCTCGGCGTCCTCCGACACAAACGCGACGCGACGCGGTACCGCATCCTCGTCGAGATCGCCGAACGCCAGCCGGCGGTGAGCCAGCGCGAGATCGCCGACGCCATCGGCATCACCGCGCAGGCGGTCTCCGAGCACCTCGGGGAGCTCGCGGACGGCGGCTTCGTCGACCGCGAAGGGCGCGGGCGCTACCGCGTCACGAAGGAGGGGGTCGACTGGCTCATCTCCCGCACCGACGAGCTCAGCGAGTATCTCGACCACGTCACCAGCGACGTGCTCGGCGACGTCGAGGTGGAGGTCGCCCTCGCGGACGGCGCCGTCGACGAGGGCGACCGCGTGACGCTCTCGATGCGCGAGGGCATCCTCCACGCCCACCGGGTCGCCGACAGCGACGCCGAGTCCGGCGGGTCGAACCCGCCAGGCGCCACGGCGATAGCCGTCACCTCCGGCGACTCCGGCGACGACGTCGGCGTCACGGAGTTCGACGGTGTGGTCGACTACGAACTGGGTGCGGTCACGGCCGTGGTCGTCCCCGGGGTCCGCGACGGCGGAAGCAGCGCGGTCGACCCCGGTCGCCTGCGTGAGCTCGCCGCCGACGCGGACCTCGTCGTCGCCGCCGGGACGGAGGCGGTGGCCGGCGTCAGGCGACTCGACCGCGACCCGGACGTTCGCTTCGGCACCGTCGACGCCGTCCGCGAGGCGTCGATGCGCGGCCTCGACGTGCTGTTAGTCGTCGTCGCCGGCGACCTCACCGCGCACGTGGAGGGACTCCGCGAGACCGCCGTCTCCTACGAGGTCGTCGACGCGTCGCTGGGGGAGTGA
- a CDS encoding DsbA family oxidoreductase: protein MSTDDAAPVDDASDRRPVTVYSDFVCPFCYLGRASLRQYRDDRTERDLPAVDVEWQFFDLRGHKRAPDGEIRDDVDDGKDEDYYDQVRENVVRLRDEYDADEMLDFDEVHDADSWDAQQAALYVKQAYGSETFRDFYDAVLEAHWEEGREIDDVDTLADLAEAVGVDGDEVRAAVDDDALADELEAQFETARERGVTGVPTFVADGHAARGAVPPAHLRRLLEDD from the coding sequence ATGAGCACTGACGACGCGGCCCCGGTCGACGACGCGAGCGATCGACGACCGGTAACGGTCTACTCGGATTTCGTCTGTCCGTTCTGCTACCTCGGACGGGCGTCGCTGCGGCAGTACCGCGACGATCGCACAGAGCGCGATCTCCCGGCGGTGGACGTGGAGTGGCAGTTCTTCGATCTGCGCGGACACAAGCGCGCTCCAGACGGCGAGATCCGCGACGACGTCGACGACGGCAAAGACGAGGACTACTACGACCAGGTCCGGGAGAACGTCGTGCGCCTGCGCGATGAGTACGACGCCGACGAGATGCTCGACTTCGACGAGGTCCACGACGCCGACTCGTGGGACGCCCAGCAGGCCGCGCTGTACGTGAAGCAGGCGTACGGCTCCGAGACGTTCCGCGACTTCTACGACGCCGTTCTGGAAGCGCACTGGGAGGAGGGCCGCGAGATCGACGATGTCGACACGCTCGCCGACCTGGCCGAAGCCGTCGGCGTCGACGGGGACGAGGTCCGCGCCGCCGTCGACGACGACGCGCTCGCCGACGAGCTCGAGGCGCAGTTCGAGACGGCGCGCGAGCGCGGCGTCACGGGCGTGCCGACGTTCGTCGCCGACGGGCACGCCGCCCGCGGGGCGGTGCCGCCGGCACACCTTCGGCGATTGTTGGAAGACGACTGA
- a CDS encoding zinc ribbon domain-containing protein, protein MNLPRFGGPTGRKRPWLAVLLALAVTGLGHAYLRRWLRGFGWFAATFAAVLLLVPPEVIEALNAGATVSNPVEALPPVIVVLASAVDAYLLARATHDESGAAVRPAAAGAGARADGADGGNDADGANGASQLGAPGRGAGAAAGGASTDDEAPACPNCGKELDADLDFCPWCTTRLDWADAGSPEATDGDDGDGDSRS, encoded by the coding sequence ATGAATCTCCCCCGTTTCGGCGGGCCGACGGGTCGCAAGCGGCCGTGGCTCGCGGTCCTTCTCGCGCTCGCCGTCACCGGATTGGGTCACGCGTATCTCCGGCGATGGCTCCGCGGGTTCGGCTGGTTCGCGGCGACGTTCGCGGCGGTCCTGCTGCTCGTCCCGCCGGAGGTCATCGAGGCGCTCAACGCGGGCGCGACGGTGTCGAACCCGGTCGAGGCGCTACCGCCGGTGATCGTCGTCCTCGCCAGCGCGGTCGACGCGTACCTGTTGGCGCGCGCGACGCACGACGAATCGGGAGCAGCCGTGCGTCCAGCGGCGGCCGGTGCCGGCGCCCGCGCGGACGGCGCGGACGGTGGGAACGACGCGGACGGCGCGAACGGCGCGTCACAGCTCGGCGCTCCGGGGCGCGGTGCCGGGGCCGCGGCCGGCGGGGCGTCGACGGATGACGAGGCGCCCGCGTGCCCGAACTGCGGGAAGGAACTTGACGCCGATCTCGACTTCTGTCCCTGGTGTACGACGCGGCTCGACTGGGCCGACGCAGGGTCGCCGGAAGCGACCGACGGCGACGACGGCGACGGGGACTCCCGGTCGTAG
- the mutS gene encoding DNA mismatch repair protein MutS, with translation MTTDAGGIVGEFLSLKESTDADVLAMQCGDFYEFFADDAELVADELDLKVSQKSSHGSSYPMAGVPLSELTPYLTALVERGYRVAVAEQYETDDGHAREIERVVSPGTVVDPDGAEARYLAAVERDPDVDGDDEWGVAFAEVTTGRFHAAAVADLDDVRAELHRFAPVELLPGPGVRDDDDRLSELRESTDARLTLHESEAFAPGRARHRLGDHFGTQALEAVGLNAESAVAAAGAVLHYVDETGAGVLASMTRLGGLDPGGRVALDATTQRNLELVETMQGESTGTLLSTLDHTETAAGTRLLREWLTRPQRDRAELERRGAAVEAFARAALARDRLLDALDGTADLERLAARATSGSAGPRDLAAVRSALGRLPALASAIDGTGLADSPIPDVLARPDQAAARDLHDDLSEALAAEPPGSIGGDGGVIARGYDDELDELVAEYDEAAEWLDTLAEREKRRHSLSHVSVDRNKTDGYYIQVGKSVAGQVPDHYREVKTLKNSKRFVTEELEERERTVLRMEERREELERRIFEDVRKRVAAAAELLQDVGRAFAELDVLAALGHHAATNDWARPEFTGDDELRIEAGRHPVVEQTTDFVPNDLRMDHERGFLIVTGPNMSGKSTYMRQCALISLLAQIGSFVPADSAVLPLVDGVYTRVGALDELAQGRSTFMVEMQELSNILHSATEDSLVILDEVGRGTATYDGISIAWAATEYLHNEVRAKTLFATHYHELTALAEHLPRVANVHVAAEERDGDVTFLRRVREGATDRSYGVHVAELAGVPDPVVGRADEVLDRLREEKAIEARGSGGGERDTKQAVFDLSAGEFAAAAGGGGSDATGPEPGDGTARGPTEGTANATNDTLIESAAEDGAGTVMDTETEAVLEALRGTDVNETPPVELMATVQEWQRRLESGDD, from the coding sequence ATGACGACCGACGCCGGCGGCATCGTGGGCGAGTTCCTCTCGCTGAAGGAGTCGACGGACGCGGACGTGCTCGCGATGCAGTGCGGCGACTTCTACGAGTTCTTCGCCGACGACGCCGAGCTCGTGGCCGACGAGTTGGACCTCAAGGTGTCCCAGAAGTCGAGCCACGGCTCCTCGTACCCGATGGCGGGCGTTCCCCTCTCGGAGCTGACGCCGTACCTCACGGCGCTGGTCGAGCGCGGCTACCGCGTCGCCGTCGCCGAGCAGTACGAGACCGACGACGGTCACGCACGCGAGATCGAGCGGGTCGTCTCGCCCGGCACCGTCGTCGACCCCGACGGCGCCGAGGCCCGCTACCTCGCCGCCGTCGAGCGCGACCCCGACGTCGACGGCGACGACGAGTGGGGCGTCGCGTTCGCGGAGGTGACGACCGGTCGGTTCCACGCCGCCGCAGTCGCGGACCTTGACGACGTGCGCGCGGAGCTCCACCGCTTCGCCCCGGTCGAACTGCTCCCGGGCCCCGGCGTCCGCGACGACGACGACCGTCTCTCGGAGCTCCGCGAGTCGACCGACGCGCGGCTCACCCTCCACGAGTCGGAGGCGTTCGCCCCCGGGCGCGCCCGCCACCGCCTCGGCGACCACTTCGGCACGCAGGCGCTGGAGGCGGTCGGGCTGAACGCCGAATCCGCCGTCGCCGCGGCGGGCGCGGTGCTCCACTACGTCGACGAGACCGGCGCGGGCGTGCTCGCGTCGATGACCAGGCTGGGCGGCCTGGACCCGGGCGGCCGTGTCGCGCTCGACGCCACGACCCAGCGGAACCTCGAACTCGTCGAGACCATGCAGGGGGAGTCGACGGGCACCCTGCTTTCCACGCTCGACCACACCGAGACGGCCGCCGGAACCCGCCTCCTCCGGGAGTGGCTCACCCGCCCGCAGCGCGACCGCGCGGAGTTGGAGCGCCGCGGCGCCGCCGTCGAAGCGTTCGCACGCGCCGCCCTCGCCAGGGACCGCCTGCTCGACGCGCTCGACGGCACCGCGGACCTCGAGCGGCTCGCGGCGCGGGCGACCAGCGGCTCCGCGGGCCCCCGCGATCTCGCCGCCGTCCGCTCGGCGCTCGGTCGGCTCCCGGCGCTGGCGTCGGCCATCGACGGCACCGGACTCGCCGACTCGCCGATACCGGACGTGCTCGCGCGCCCCGACCAGGCGGCCGCCCGCGACCTCCACGACGACCTGAGTGAGGCGCTGGCCGCGGAGCCGCCGGGGAGCATCGGCGGCGACGGCGGCGTGATCGCCCGGGGCTACGACGATGAGCTCGATGAGCTGGTGGCCGAATACGACGAGGCCGCCGAGTGGCTCGACACGCTCGCCGAGCGCGAGAAGCGCCGGCACAGCCTGAGCCACGTGTCGGTCGACCGCAACAAGACCGACGGCTACTACATTCAAGTGGGGAAGTCCGTCGCGGGGCAGGTGCCAGACCACTACCGCGAGGTCAAGACGCTGAAGAACTCCAAGCGGTTCGTCACCGAGGAACTGGAGGAGCGCGAGCGCACCGTCCTCCGCATGGAGGAGCGCCGGGAGGAGTTGGAGCGGCGAATCTTCGAGGACGTACGCAAGCGGGTCGCCGCCGCCGCCGAACTGCTCCAGGACGTGGGGCGCGCGTTCGCCGAACTGGACGTGCTCGCGGCGCTGGGCCACCACGCCGCGACGAACGACTGGGCGCGCCCCGAGTTCACCGGAGACGACGAACTCCGCATCGAGGCGGGCCGCCATCCGGTGGTCGAGCAGACGACCGACTTCGTCCCGAACGACCTCCGCATGGACCACGAACGGGGCTTTCTCATCGTCACCGGCCCGAACATGAGCGGGAAGTCGACGTACATGCGCCAGTGTGCGCTGATCTCGCTGCTCGCACAGATCGGCTCGTTCGTCCCCGCCGACTCGGCGGTCCTCCCGCTGGTCGACGGCGTGTACACCCGCGTGGGCGCCCTCGACGAACTCGCCCAGGGACGCTCCACGTTCATGGTCGAGATGCAGGAGCTGTCGAATATCCTCCACTCCGCGACGGAGGACTCGCTGGTGATCCTCGACGAGGTGGGCCGCGGTACCGCCACGTACGACGGGATCTCCATCGCGTGGGCGGCCACCGAGTACCTCCACAACGAGGTGCGCGCGAAGACGCTGTTCGCGACTCACTATCACGAGTTGACGGCGCTCGCAGAGCACCTCCCCCGGGTCGCGAACGTCCACGTCGCGGCCGAGGAACGCGACGGCGACGTGACGTTCCTTCGGCGCGTGCGCGAGGGGGCGACGGACCGCAGCTACGGGGTCCACGTCGCGGAGCTCGCGGGCGTCCCCGACCCCGTCGTCGGCCGCGCGGACGAGGTGCTCGACCGCCTGCGCGAGGAGAAGGCGATCGAGGCCAGGGGCTCCGGCGGCGGCGAGAGAGACACGAAACAAGCCGTCTTCGACCTGTCGGCCGGCGAGTTCGCCGCAGCCGCCGGTGGCGGCGGGAGCGACGCGACGGGACCCGAACCGGGTGACGGTACCGCGAGGGGACCCACGGAAGGGACCGCGAACGCGACGAACGACACGCTCATCGAATCGGCAGCCGAGGACGGGGCCGGGACGGTGATGGACACGGAAACCGAGGCGGTGCTGGAGGCGCTACGTGGCACGGACGTGAACGAGACGCCGCCAGTCGAGTTGATGGCGACGGTCCAAGAGTGGCAGCGACGGCTGGAGAGCGGGGACGACTAG